Proteins co-encoded in one Centroberyx gerrardi isolate f3 chromosome 18, fCenGer3.hap1.cur.20231027, whole genome shotgun sequence genomic window:
- the ccr6a gene encoding C-C chemokine receptor type 6a encodes MYNLSEGAGVNTTNNTFSIEDYDYTGDYDVTEPCTFNNTENMELVLGPYIHSIICILGLVGNSLVIVTYAFYKRAKSMTDVYLLNVAIADLLFVVALPLIIYNEQSHWDMGAAACKLLRGVYSVNLYSGMLLLACISTDRYIAIVQARRSFRLRSLLYSRIICAIVWICALLLSIPTLYYYDRYLPSHSPADYEGEEYGIIRPYSEETEPMYKNVTKTLEYVCELRFADNTTAWMVKVLVPSTQMAVGFFLPLLIMVFCYTSVIVTLLRARNFQRHKAVRVVLAVVAVFIACHMPYNLTLFYETVIMFFEQACGSADDLQVAKTVTKTLAYLHCCLNPVLYAFIGVKFRNHFRKIVQDLWCLGKRYIAPRRFSRVTSEIYVSTRRSVDGSSDNGSSFTM; translated from the coding sequence atgtaCAACCTATCAGAGGGCGCTGGTGTGAACACCACCAACAACACCTTCAGCATAGAGGACTATGACTATACTGGGGATTATGATGTGACTGAGCCATGCACGTTCAACAACACTGAGAACATGGAGCTGGTGCTGGGACCGTACATCCACTCCATCATCTGCATCCTGGGCCTGGTAGGCAACAGCCTGGTGATCGTCACCTACGCCTTCTACAAGAGGGCCAAGTCCATGACCGATGTTTACCTGCTGAACGTCGCCATCGCGGACCTGCTGTTCGTGGTGGCGCTGCCTCTCATCATCTACAACGAGCAGTCGCACTGGGACATGGGGGCGGCGGCCTGCAAGCTGCTGCGCGGCGTCTACAGCGTTAACCTGTACAGCGgcatgctgctgctggcctgcATCAGCACCGACCGCTACATCGCCATCGTCCAGGCCCGCCGCAGCTTCCGGCTGCGCTCCCTCCTCTACAGCCGGATCATCTGCGCCATCGTCTGGATCTGCGCCTTGCTCCTCTCCATCCCCACCTTGTACTACTACGACAGGTACCTGCCCTCCCACAGCCCGGCGGACTACGAGGGAGAGGAGTACGGTATCATCAGACCATACAGCGAAGAGACGGAGCCAATGTATAAGAACGTTACCAAGACCTTGGAGTACGTCTGTGAGTTGAGGTTCGCGGACAACACGACGGCGTGGATGGTAAAGGTTCTCGTCCCGAGCACCCAGATGGCCGTGGGTTTCTTCCTGCCCCTGCTGATCATGGTCTTCTGCTACACCAGCGTCATCGTCACCCTGCTGCGCGCCAGGAACTTCCAGAGGCACAAGGCGGTGCGGGTGGTGCTGGCGGTGGTGGCGGTGTTCATCGCCTGCCACATGCCCTACAACCTCACCCTGTTCTACGAGACCGTGATCATGTTCTTCGAGCAGGCGTGCGGGTCGGCCGACGACCTGCAAGTGGCCAAGACCGTCACCAAGACCCTCGCTTACCTGCACTGCTGCCTGAACCCGGTGCTGTACGCCTTCATCGGGGTGAAGTTCAGGAACCACTTCAGGAAGATCGTCCAGGACCTGTGGTGCCTGGGGAAGAGGTACATCGCCCCGCGGCGCTTCTCCAGGGTCACCTCCGAAATCTACGTGTCCACTCGCCGGTCTGTGGACGGATCCAGCGACAACGGGTCGTCCTTCACCATGTGA